The Spirosoma sp. SC4-14 DNA window GTTTAAATGGATTCGGTTAACCACTAGATGAACAACGCCTGTGTTCGGTTGCATGGAGGCTGGAATTCCTTTCTGCCATTCAGGCCAGCAGCATTATAACTTCTGATAAAACAGACAATAAGCCAGTAAGAATGGAAACAGAAATTCAATAGGGAGACTCTACGGCCTCCCTATTGAATTGAAAAAAATAGTATGAATCAACTACTTACCGATCGTAATCTCCTTTTCTTTATAACCACCACGGGTCGACAGTAACTTCAGTTTGGCTTTAACACTGCCCGGCTGATTGAGTTTTACGTGGAAGGCAGCCTCTTTTTTCTCACCGATGTTCGTATAGCCTGTATAGATAGTTTTGTCGAATAAGGCAGGCTGGGTAATCACTACTTTGGCATCCTTATCGCCTTTCAGTAATGCTTTGTCAATGTCTAACACGAGTCGATCTTCCTGAACCATTTTAACGCGTTTGGCCTGTTCGAGCGCTACCGGTAGCTGGCCCGAATTGGTCCAGGTTGCTTTTATCTCATATTCATTATTCGCCAGCGGTGTTACCGTCACATCGGTCAGTTCGATCTGGGGTAATTCTTTAGCCATCGCCAGATTAAACTGCGACTGTTTCGAAATCCAGTTATCTAAAATCCAGGCGGGTCCGTTTTGCGAGAAAAACTTAGGATTGAAGCCCCCAATCTCTACCTCGCCTAACTGCGGATGTGTCATTTTGGTCCAGGGTTTGAAACCACGTTTTCCATTGGCTTCATCGTCCCACATCAGCGCATCGTATTCGTCGCGGTCGCCATCGCCATCATAATCTTTCATGGCTCCGTTGTTCCAGAGTTCATCGCCATACCAGACCGCGCCGTATTGGAAATAGCCAAAATCAGGACCATGCCCAAACAGGGGTTCTGGTTTCGACGGGTCGCCTGTCAAACGGTTGGTTTTGCGCCGGGTATTATAGACTTCATACACATCACCCGCCCACGGATAACCCGTAATGGAAAGCCCCAGGCTATCCATATGCTTATAGATGGCTTCGTCGGCCGGAAACATACTTTCGGCACTGGCCGATGTGGAGGGTGGGCGCAGGTGCATCGGCACACTGGTATCCATCGAATTAACGACCGTGATGTTCGGATGACCCATCAGCCACACAAAGGTAGCGCGGGTTTCGGGTTCGCTGAGCGGAAACTGGCTGGCTCCATTTTGCGTATAACCGCGACCCGTAAAATCGCCACCCTGATCGGGCCGCCAGTTTTCGGGATAGTTCCGGTGATTGTCCAGACCACCGATACCGTCTTCATTGAATTTGCCATCACCGTCATTATCAATACCTTCGGTATAAACCAGATGCGTTCCCTGCCCGGCATGAACCCGCTTCATCAAGCGGCCTGACTTATCTTTTGGATCGACGACATAATCTGCTTTTTCCAGTTCTTCTTTGGTAACCGCTTTCTTCCGAATCTGGTAAATAACACCGTCGCCGTCGAGATCGTCTTCTGAATCTTCATCGAATAAACCATCGCGGTCGTTGTCGGTCGGACGGATAGAACTACGGTTTCGTTGGGCCGTAAAGAGATACATGGTGGCACCGTCGGGGTTGTTTTCGGGCCGTAGGTAAATCGTTTTGCTATCGAGCAGTTGGGTTATGGCTGCATCTTTGCCGTAGTTGTCGAGCAGGTGTTTGGCCAGCCACAGAACGGCTTCGCTACTGGTCACTTCACCGCTGTGTCGACCGCCTTCGAAGTAAGCAGCAGGCTTGTCGGTGTGTTTTCCCGTTTTTTTATTGGTCAGGGTCATTTGCAGAATCGGGCGCCCTTCGTAACTCCTGGCTACTTCATATAAATCGACCAGATTGGGGTATTGCTCGGCCCATTTGCGGCACCAGTAATACATCACCTCGGGGGTATGATAGGTATCGAATTTAAGCGTTGCGCCGGGCGTGTACTGGACGTCTTTAAACTTGTGCTTTTTAAAATAGCTGATGCCGTGTCGCTCGCCTTTTACGGTATAAAATTTACTGGCTGTGTCTTGCTCAGGCCATTTTTCTTCGGTGCCATAATAGGACCGTTGGGCAAAAACTCCGGTGCTGATACTTAAACAAAACAGTACCGTACAACAATGTTTCATGAGAAAGTTGTAGTTAAGAAAGCAGAAAGATAGTTAGTTGATGCGTTTGGGGATTCGCACCTTCAATTTATTGAAGATTTTGTGTATTGCCTGCTAGGCCGAATAAACTCCCGAATAAATCCAGAAAATACCAATTAAAAGCCAGTAGTTATCAGTCATTGAACATTGGCAAATACATTGTAATGGCTAATAAACCAATGACAAGATTAATCGGGTTGTGATGGTAATTTTTCGTTCGATCCATTTTTATGAACAATGATGAATACCGTTTTTGCTGGATTGCTGCCATTGAGGCAAAAGATAGACAGTTATTTCGAATTTTGCTGTTTAATGCTAGCTTTACCTGACTGTTAATCAATAAAGTAGCTTTTTGTATGATACATTTTACCAGCAAACTCTCCTGACGATGAAACAACAACAAACCCGGCTACTGATGCTGGCAATTAGTTTATCGCTGCTTGCCACTAGTCTACTGGCTGGTCCGGGGCCTCGCAAAACGGCCGACCGCAAATACACCATCGAGCAATTTATGAAAACCGTTCGGTTCGGTGGGGCCGACATTTCGCCCAACGAGCAGACCGTGCTCTTTAGTAGCAACCAGGATGGCGTTTTCAACCTCTACGAAATGCCGTTCGACGGAAATGGGAAACCTAAGCAACTCACTTTTTCGAAAACCGATGCCATTTTTACCATTGGTTACTTACCCGATGGACGCATTCTGTACAGTAGCGATCAGGGAGGTAATGAGCTGAATCACATCTATCTGCGGGAAAAAGACGGTGCCGTTTCTGATCTGACACCCGCCGAAAAGGCAAAATTTCAGTTTTCTGGGTTGAGCCACGATCGAAAAAGCTTTTTCTATCAGTCGAATCAGCGCAACCGGGCCGCATTCGATTTATATGAGATGGAGCTTGCTACACTAAAACCCAGACTGGTTTTTGAAAATCCGGGTGGCTTTTTCCCCGGTGATGTGTCGCCTAATAAACGCTACATTGCCCTGTCGAAACCCTCAACAACTACAAATAGCGACGTTTATCTGTACGATACCCAAACAAAAGAAGCCAAACTGCTGACCAGGCACGAAGGCGACGTGAAAAA harbors:
- a CDS encoding M14 family metallopeptidase translates to MKHCCTVLFCLSISTGVFAQRSYYGTEEKWPEQDTASKFYTVKGERHGISYFKKHKFKDVQYTPGATLKFDTYHTPEVMYYWCRKWAEQYPNLVDLYEVARSYEGRPILQMTLTNKKTGKHTDKPAAYFEGGRHSGEVTSSEAVLWLAKHLLDNYGKDAAITQLLDSKTIYLRPENNPDGATMYLFTAQRNRSSIRPTDNDRDGLFDEDSEDDLDGDGVIYQIRKKAVTKEELEKADYVVDPKDKSGRLMKRVHAGQGTHLVYTEGIDNDGDGKFNEDGIGGLDNHRNYPENWRPDQGGDFTGRGYTQNGASQFPLSEPETRATFVWLMGHPNITVVNSMDTSVPMHLRPPSTSASAESMFPADEAIYKHMDSLGLSITGYPWAGDVYEVYNTRRKTNRLTGDPSKPEPLFGHGPDFGYFQYGAVWYGDELWNNGAMKDYDGDGDRDEYDALMWDDEANGKRGFKPWTKMTHPQLGEVEIGGFNPKFFSQNGPAWILDNWISKQSQFNLAMAKELPQIELTDVTVTPLANNEYEIKATWTNSGQLPVALEQAKRVKMVQEDRLVLDIDKALLKGDKDAKVVITQPALFDKTIYTGYTNIGEKKEAAFHVKLNQPGSVKAKLKLLSTRGGYKEKEITIGK